A genomic window from Cyanobacteria bacterium FACHB-DQ100 includes:
- a CDS encoding glutaredoxin family protein, which produces MKLILYSKPGCHLCEGLQEKLEQIHSFSFELEIRDITTRDDWFQAYQYEIPVLYFEDKMLPRLSPRSTVQQVESMLQKYMSSNA; this is translated from the coding sequence ATGAAACTTATTCTGTACAGTAAGCCCGGATGCCATCTGTGTGAAGGGTTGCAGGAGAAATTAGAGCAAATCCACAGCTTTTCGTTTGAACTCGAAATTCGGGATATCACGACCCGCGACGATTGGTTTCAGGCGTATCAATACGAAATCCCGGTTTTGTATTTTGAGGATAAAATGCTGCCACGTCTTTCTCCACGATCGACCGTTCAACAAGTGGAATCTATGTTACAGAAATATATGTCATCAAACGCTTAA
- a CDS encoding adenosylhomocysteinase, with protein MTATPVRLKYEVKDLALAPAGKQRIEWAGREMPVLKQIRDRFAQEKPFEGIRLVACCHVTTETANLAIALKAGGADAILIASNPLSTQDDVAASLVADYEIPVFAIKGEDNETYHKHVQIALDHRPNIIIDDGCDVVATLVQQRKHQIEDLIGTTEETTTGVVRLEAMNKDGALAFPAINVNDAETKHFFDNRYGTGQSTLDGIIRATNILLAGKTIVVAGYGWCGKGTANRARGLGANVIVTEISPVAAIEAVMDGFQLMPMSEAAAKGDIFITVTGNKHVIRGEHFDAMKDGAIVCNSGHFDIEIDLEALKERAADVKTVRNFTEEYTLKSGKSVVVLGEGRLVNLAAAEGHPSAVMDMSFANQALAAEYLVKNKGQLEPGVYPVPTELDQEIARLKLQAMGFSIDSLTSDQIEYINSWTSGT; from the coding sequence ATGACCGCAACACCCGTCCGTTTGAAGTACGAAGTCAAAGACCTTGCCCTTGCACCCGCAGGTAAACAGCGGATCGAATGGGCTGGGCGGGAAATGCCAGTGCTAAAGCAAATCCGCGATCGTTTCGCTCAAGAAAAACCGTTTGAAGGCATTCGACTCGTTGCGTGCTGTCACGTTACGACCGAGACTGCAAATCTCGCGATCGCCCTCAAAGCAGGCGGAGCCGATGCGATTCTGATTGCTAGCAACCCGCTTTCGACTCAAGACGACGTAGCTGCCAGCTTAGTTGCAGATTACGAAATCCCTGTTTTCGCAATCAAAGGCGAAGACAACGAAACCTATCATAAGCACGTCCAGATCGCTCTCGATCACCGTCCTAACATCATCATTGATGATGGCTGTGATGTGGTCGCAACCCTGGTGCAACAACGCAAACACCAAATTGAAGACTTGATTGGAACAACTGAAGAAACCACAACTGGAGTGGTTCGCTTGGAAGCCATGAACAAAGATGGTGCTTTGGCGTTCCCTGCCATCAACGTCAACGACGCAGAAACGAAGCACTTCTTCGATAACCGCTACGGAACCGGACAATCGACGCTCGACGGCATTATCCGCGCGACCAACATTCTCCTAGCAGGTAAGACGATCGTTGTGGCTGGATATGGCTGGTGCGGTAAAGGTACAGCGAATCGCGCTCGTGGTTTAGGCGCAAACGTCATCGTCACTGAGATCAGCCCGGTTGCTGCGATCGAGGCCGTGATGGATGGTTTCCAACTAATGCCGATGTCCGAAGCCGCTGCGAAGGGTGATATCTTCATCACCGTCACAGGCAACAAGCATGTGATTCGCGGGGAACACTTCGACGCGATGAAAGACGGCGCGATCGTCTGCAACTCTGGTCACTTTGACATCGAAATCGATCTCGAAGCGCTGAAAGAACGGGCAGCCGATGTGAAGACCGTTCGCAACTTCACCGAAGAGTACACGCTTAAATCGGGTAAATCAGTCGTTGTGCTGGGTGAAGGTCGCTTGGTGAACTTGGCAGCCGCAGAAGGACACCCAAGCGCTGTGATGGATATGAGCTTTGCGAACCAAGCTTTAGCCGCAGAGTATCTGGTCAAGAACAAAGGACAGTTAGAACCGGGTGTTTATCCGGTTCCAACCGAATTGGATCAAGAGATCGCACGGTTGAAACTGCAAGCGATGGGCTTCTCGATCGACAGTCTAACTTCTGACCAGATCGAGTACATCAACTCTTGGACTTCTGGAACCTAA
- a CDS encoding SDR family oxidoreductase yields the protein MTKTVLITGASTGIGRSTALLFAQKGWTVIATMRTPEKADWLTENIHPLRLDVTDRDSIQSAIAQSLSQFGAIDVLVNNAGYGLIGAFENCSPEQIRKQFDTNVFGLMEVTRAVLPHFRERRSGIIVNITSIAGRISFPTYTMYNSSKWAVEGFSEGLQYELEPFNIRVKLVEPGPIKTDFFDRSPDIARSEITAYDEFVNRVLANLKRAGEQGEPAEVVAETIYRAATDDSRRLRYGSDRVGRLFLTLRKVLPDRVFSTIIRSGMTR from the coding sequence ATGACGAAAACGGTTTTAATTACAGGCGCATCAACGGGAATTGGTCGATCGACCGCTTTACTGTTCGCGCAAAAAGGCTGGACAGTGATTGCAACGATGCGAACTCCCGAAAAAGCCGATTGGCTCACCGAAAACATTCATCCACTCCGGCTTGATGTCACCGATCGAGATTCAATTCAAAGCGCGATCGCTCAATCCTTGTCCCAATTTGGCGCGATCGATGTTTTGGTCAACAATGCAGGTTATGGATTGATCGGAGCATTCGAGAATTGTTCACCGGAGCAGATTCGCAAACAGTTCGATACGAATGTGTTTGGACTGATGGAAGTTACCAGAGCCGTACTACCGCATTTTCGAGAACGGCGATCGGGAATCATTGTAAACATCACGTCGATCGCGGGTCGAATATCGTTTCCGACCTACACAATGTACAACTCCAGCAAATGGGCGGTTGAGGGCTTTTCTGAAGGGCTGCAATACGAATTAGAGCCGTTTAACATCCGCGTCAAGTTAGTTGAACCCGGTCCGATCAAAACCGATTTCTTCGATCGCTCTCCCGACATTGCCCGATCCGAAATCACTGCTTATGACGAGTTTGTCAATCGAGTTTTGGCAAATCTGAAACGGGCAGGTGAACAAGGGGAACCCGCAGAAGTTGTGGCAGAAACGATCTACCGAGCAGCAACCGATGATTCGCGACGATTGCGGTATGGGAGCGATCGTGTCGGTCGCCTTTTCCTCACATTGAGAAAGGTGCTGCCTGACCGCGTGTTTAGTACAATTATTCGCAGTGGTATGACTCGCTAA
- the sbcD gene encoding exonuclease subunit SbcD, producing the protein MIKILHLSDIHLGSGFAHGKINPETGLNTRLEDFVATLGKCIDRAISEPVDLVLFGGDAFPDATPPPYIQQAFAGQFRRLADLGIPVVLLVGNHDQHSQGAGGASLCIYRTLGVPHVVVGDRLETHRIQTRNGDIQVITLPWLTRSTLLTRPETEGLSMSEVGHLLLDRLRAAMEGEIRRLDPTIPTVLLAHLMVDAASYGAERFLAVGKGFTIPLEFLTRDAFDYVALGHVHRHQILSEDPLVVYPGSIERVDFSEEHEEKGYALVKVERGSTTLEFCPLPVRSFCTIELDLTESDDPHSELLAAIENKPIEDAVVRVIYQVRPEQIDLIDDSDLHTVLSIAHTYTIQAGLLSQMSRSRLPELGVGSAIEPLDALRAYLANREDLKLLAEPILEAAKALLAEEEFYIESDAGEMEVGQTQLKLL; encoded by the coding sequence ATGATCAAGATTCTTCATTTGTCGGATATTCATCTCGGTAGCGGGTTTGCTCACGGCAAGATTAATCCCGAAACTGGATTGAATACGCGACTGGAAGATTTTGTCGCTACTTTAGGAAAATGTATCGATCGCGCCATTTCTGAACCCGTGGATTTAGTGCTATTTGGCGGCGATGCGTTCCCGGATGCAACTCCGCCCCCCTACATTCAGCAAGCCTTTGCGGGACAGTTTCGCCGCCTTGCCGATTTAGGAATTCCTGTTGTTCTCTTAGTTGGAAATCACGATCAGCATTCTCAAGGCGCGGGCGGTGCAAGTTTGTGTATTTATCGAACGCTGGGTGTCCCTCACGTGGTTGTGGGCGATCGATTAGAAACGCATCGCATCCAAACCCGGAACGGTGACATTCAAGTGATTACCTTACCTTGGTTGACGCGATCGACGTTGTTAACTCGCCCTGAAACCGAAGGGTTATCAATGTCGGAAGTAGGGCATTTACTGCTCGATCGATTACGAGCGGCAATGGAAGGTGAAATCCGTCGGCTCGATCCCACAATTCCAACCGTATTGCTGGCGCATTTGATGGTGGATGCCGCAAGCTATGGCGCAGAGCGATTTCTAGCCGTTGGTAAAGGGTTCACAATTCCATTAGAATTTTTAACTCGCGATGCGTTCGATTATGTGGCTTTAGGTCATGTGCATCGACATCAAATTTTGTCAGAAGATCCGCTTGTGGTTTATCCCGGCAGTATCGAGCGCGTTGATTTTAGCGAGGAACATGAGGAGAAAGGCTATGCTCTGGTGAAAGTCGAGCGCGGTTCGACCACGCTCGAATTCTGCCCGCTGCCTGTGCGCTCATTCTGCACGATCGAACTCGATTTAACCGAGTCGGACGATCCCCATTCAGAGTTACTGGCGGCGATCGAGAATAAGCCGATTGAAGATGCCGTCGTTCGCGTCATTTACCAAGTTCGTCCTGAGCAGATTGATTTGATCGATGATTCCGACTTGCACACTGTTTTATCGATCGCGCACACCTACACGATTCAGGCAGGATTGCTCAGTCAGATGTCACGATCGCGCTTACCGGAATTAGGGGTCGGAAGTGCGATCGAGCCTTTAGATGCCCTCAGAGCCTATTTAGCCAATCGCGAAGACTTGAAACTGTTAGCTGAACCGATTTTAGAAGCGGCAAAAGCGTTACTAGCAGAGGAAGAGTTTTATATTGAATCGGATGCTGGAGAAATGGAAGTCGGGCAGACGCAATTGAAGCTGTTGTAG
- a CDS encoding PRC-barrel domain-containing protein, producing the protein MRKGSDIIGRTILAFDTGKRVARVQDLIFDQDTNQLLGILVQESGLFHSAKVVPLEAISAFGSDTLIIPTKEAIISTHHDERIHRVFRRNIILKGTRIVTTDGRYLGSVVDLFFDEQTGAIEGYETSGGIFADAYSGRSFIPAPQTIRIGRDVTFVPPETAELMEEQVGGIRGAMQSASARIQEGSEAAGQSIQTAAQSTQEQLQRSAEAANTRLQAATTTVSNGFENGTHSATTTMTNQLVDPDEQFAYVIGKTVDRDIYTDDGQLLIGKDQVITLTVAEAARYAGELESLYRAAGGSLTAPANRQLHELGERVQTGFQEVSDRARTGFQTLTQRANETFSTVTARFGVEQAKGRRADRMIRADSGAIIAAPGQIVTDIVIQRAKATNRETALLDAVGLHPTEAVRGTTNDSLAIVRTRLRNHSSIASSRLHQEAAIFQEEAAIARENAKTLWHDLKERIAEYQGRSASAIHRNRVEHALGRPVNRVILDRQDNVILNVGEIITHKAIEQAEASGVINILLNSVYSKEPTIREEELRAPEPGMASLEQEHAIHN; encoded by the coding sequence ATGAGAAAAGGAAGTGACATCATCGGCAGAACAATTCTTGCCTTTGATACTGGCAAGCGCGTGGCACGAGTTCAAGACCTCATCTTTGATCAAGACACCAATCAATTATTAGGGATTCTAGTTCAAGAATCAGGTTTATTTCATTCAGCAAAAGTCGTTCCGCTTGAAGCAATTTCCGCATTTGGAAGCGACACTCTAATCATTCCAACTAAAGAAGCGATCATTTCTACACACCACGATGAGCGAATTCATCGGGTATTTCGTCGCAATATTATTCTCAAAGGCACCCGCATTGTTACCACCGACGGACGCTATCTCGGCTCTGTCGTCGATCTGTTCTTTGACGAGCAAACGGGCGCGATCGAAGGCTACGAAACGTCGGGCGGTATCTTTGCAGATGCTTATTCGGGTCGATCGTTTATTCCTGCACCTCAGACGATCCGCATCGGTCGCGATGTCACTTTTGTTCCCCCCGAAACGGCGGAACTGATGGAAGAACAAGTCGGCGGCATCCGGGGTGCAATGCAAAGCGCATCGGCTCGCATTCAAGAAGGCTCAGAAGCGGCAGGTCAAAGCATTCAAACCGCAGCTCAATCGACACAGGAGCAGCTCCAACGCAGCGCAGAAGCCGCAAATACAAGACTCCAAGCCGCGACCACCACCGTCTCGAATGGATTTGAAAACGGAACGCACAGCGCCACCACAACGATGACAAATCAACTTGTCGATCCCGATGAGCAGTTTGCCTATGTGATTGGAAAGACGGTCGATCGCGATATCTACACCGATGACGGACAACTGCTGATTGGTAAAGATCAAGTCATCACCCTAACCGTTGCCGAAGCAGCTCGCTACGCAGGCGAACTAGAAAGCCTCTACCGCGCCGCAGGGGGAAGCTTGACTGCACCCGCTAACCGCCAGCTTCATGAATTGGGAGAGCGCGTTCAAACCGGATTTCAAGAAGTCAGCGATCGCGCCCGGACTGGATTTCAAACCTTAACTCAAAGAGCAAATGAAACCTTCTCGACGGTGACGGCTCGATTCGGAGTCGAACAAGCTAAAGGACGACGCGCCGATCGCATGATTCGCGCTGACAGTGGTGCGATCATCGCTGCACCCGGTCAGATCGTTACCGATATCGTGATCCAACGTGCCAAAGCCACCAACCGAGAAACTGCGCTCCTAGATGCAGTCGGATTGCATCCAACCGAAGCGGTTCGTGGTACGACAAACGATTCTTTAGCGATCGTCCGTACCCGCTTACGAAATCACTCCTCGATCGCATCGAGCCGACTGCATCAAGAAGCTGCAATCTTCCAGGAGGAAGCTGCGATCGCCCGCGAAAATGCCAAAACGCTGTGGCACGACCTCAAGGAGCGCATCGCTGAATACCAAGGTCGTAGCGCTAGTGCAATCCACCGCAATCGCGTCGAACACGCTTTGGGTCGTCCGGTGAATCGAGTCATTCTTGATCGTCAAGACAACGTGATCCTGAACGTGGGTGAAATCATTACTCACAAAGCGATCGAGCAAGCGGAAGCCAGTGGTGTGATCAACATTCTGCTTAATTCTGTTTACAGCAAAGAACCGACGATTCGCGAAGAAGAGCTACGTGCCCCTGAACCTGGGATGGCATCGCTAGAGCAAGAACACGCGATTCACAACTAA